One genomic window of Bacteroidales bacterium includes the following:
- a CDS encoding alpha/beta hydrolase: MKKTLLIPFLLTTMTMSAQQIIPLYAGEIPNSKPGHMKELQASQNGVITGYAKVSNPTLTIFLPEHPTGTAVIICPGGGYIGETYKGEGTDIAGAFIKQGIAAFVLKYRLPSDSIMIDKSVGPLQDAQQAIKIVREHAADWKIKPNRIGIMGFSAGGHLASTAGTHFNKAYIPDSLNTSLRPDFMILCYPVISTDPEIAHMGSRTNLLGPDPGEEKLKLFSNELQVNKDTPPVWITHSGDDPAVPVENSIRFYQALIRNGIPVEMHLVTAGDHAFILRLNPDEWMIPIFNWIKKLQ; this comes from the coding sequence ATGAAAAAAACCCTTTTAATTCCATTTCTGTTAACTACAATGACGATGTCCGCCCAGCAAATCATACCGCTTTACGCCGGGGAAATACCCAATTCGAAGCCAGGTCATATGAAGGAATTACAGGCATCTCAGAATGGTGTGATTACCGGCTATGCCAAAGTTTCAAATCCCACGCTGACCATTTTTCTGCCTGAACACCCAACAGGAACGGCGGTTATCATTTGTCCGGGCGGTGGCTATATAGGAGAAACCTATAAAGGAGAGGGCACGGATATTGCCGGGGCTTTTATTAAACAGGGAATAGCCGCATTCGTTCTTAAATACAGGTTGCCTTCTGATTCCATCATGATTGACAAGTCAGTCGGACCTCTTCAGGATGCCCAACAGGCGATTAAAATAGTGAGGGAGCATGCCGCAGATTGGAAAATAAAACCAAATCGCATAGGCATAATGGGCTTCTCAGCCGGAGGTCACCTGGCCTCCACTGCCGGTACTCACTTTAATAAAGCGTATATTCCGGATTCTTTAAATACAAGTCTCAGGCCCGACTTCATGATCTTATGCTATCCTGTCATCAGCACGGATCCTGAAATTGCTCATATGGGATCAAGGACTAACCTTCTGGGTCCCGATCCCGGAGAGGAAAAGCTTAAACTCTTCTCTAACGAGTTGCAGGTAAACAAAGACACTCCTCCTGTCTGGATTACTCATTCGGGTGATGATCCTGCCGTTCCGGTTGAAAACAGTATCCGGTTCTACCAGGCATTGATCCGTAATGGAATTCCTGTTGAGATGCACCTGGTTACAGCAGGTGACCATGCCTTTATTCTCAGGTTAAACCCGGATGAATGGATGATACCCATTTTTAACTGGATAAAGAAACTGCAATAG
- a CDS encoding MFS transporter, whose translation MVYRSLPAYVRSNIVKLNIIKFSKWFSLVMPIIVPFYQENHLSLTQIMILKSVYSVVIVVLELPSGYFADVLGRKKMLVFGAFAGAAGFIIYAFTHSYWGFFLAEIALGTGQAFISGADSAMLYDTLASAEREKQYTKYEGLNASVGNFSEAFAGLAGGALALITLRFPFYFQAIIASSAIPAALLLQEPHFSKEQKRSLGWKDIVKTVDRIVFKEKDLRFNLLFSSIIGAATLLMAWFAQPLFEKMLLPLALYGTVWTSLNLITGGSSIFAHRLENRLGESNTLKMVAVLIPLLMVLSGLVPAFAIIPVLVLFYFFRGIATPVLKDYINKNTASEIRATVMSLRDLTIRVFFALFAPLAGWVTDHRGLGAGLTMLGFIVLILSGVTLALFISTRKT comes from the coding sequence ATGGTTTACAGGTCGCTTCCTGCTTATGTTCGCAGCAATATTGTAAAGCTGAATATCATAAAATTTTCAAAGTGGTTTTCGCTTGTAATGCCCATTATTGTCCCTTTTTACCAGGAAAATCACCTTTCGCTCACCCAGATCATGATCCTGAAATCGGTGTATTCGGTCGTGATTGTGGTGCTCGAACTCCCGAGCGGTTATTTCGCCGATGTTCTTGGCAGAAAAAAAATGCTTGTCTTTGGCGCTTTTGCCGGTGCAGCAGGTTTTATCATATATGCCTTCACCCATTCGTATTGGGGATTTTTCCTGGCGGAAATTGCGCTGGGAACCGGGCAGGCTTTCATTTCAGGCGCGGATTCAGCTATGTTATATGATACACTTGCTTCAGCTGAAAGGGAAAAGCAATACACCAAATACGAGGGATTAAATGCTTCAGTGGGCAATTTCTCTGAAGCCTTCGCCGGCCTTGCAGGAGGCGCACTGGCACTTATTACACTGAGATTCCCTTTTTATTTCCAGGCCATTATCGCATCAAGCGCTATCCCGGCTGCTTTGTTGCTTCAGGAGCCTCACTTTTCAAAAGAACAGAAGCGATCGCTTGGTTGGAAAGACATTGTTAAAACAGTCGACCGGATTGTTTTCAAAGAAAAGGACCTGCGCTTCAACCTTCTCTTTTCATCCATAATCGGAGCCGCCACCTTGCTCATGGCATGGTTTGCCCAGCCGCTTTTCGAAAAAATGCTGCTTCCGCTGGCATTGTACGGAACGGTGTGGACATCGCTGAATCTTATTACCGGGGGATCATCAATTTTTGCGCACCGGCTTGAAAACCGTCTGGGCGAATCGAACACACTCAAAATGGTTGCTGTCCTGATCCCGTTGCTAATGGTTCTTTCTGGTCTGGTCCCTGCTTTTGCCATAATTCCTGTCCTTGTTCTGTTCTATTTTTTCAGGGGAATCGCCACACCTGTTCTCAAGGATTATATCAATAAGAATACGGCAAGTGAAATAAGGGCAACCGTTATGTCTCTCCGCGACCTGACAATCCGGGTATTTTTCGCACTGTTCGCACCCCTGGCCGGATGGGTTACCGATCACAGGGGGCTGGGCGCCGGGCTTACCATGCTTGGTTTCATAGTACTAATTCTTTCCGGTGTTACATTAGCCCTGTTTATTTCAACACGCAAAACCTGA
- a CDS encoding family 78 glycoside hydrolase catalytic domain: MRKRIQLLLLFPVICMIVQAQIDVTDLLTENRIHPVGIDVLQPRFTWRITAEKRNAMQSAYEVKVITNSKKTVWSSGKVMSDQSVFVPYAGSALESGKPYFWQVRVWDNNDKVSKWSPQARFVTGFFKPGDWKAKWIIPGYEEPALRPSPMMRKQFNVSKKVASAYAFITSHGLYEAFINGQRVGDEWLTPGWTSYKKRLQYQVYDVTSMVTNGNNAIGVMLANGWYRGIIGYMNNLNYYGKDIALLMQIDITYTDGTTESIISDGSWKSSTGEITYSEIYNGEINDARLSKPGWDKPGYNDAQWFPVKEANLDMNALIATWNEPVKQHETFVPVKIFRTPAGEQVIDFGQNLVGWVEMKATGSEGTKITLSHAEVLDKSGNFYTENLRQAKAQDVFYLKGAGEELFHPHFTWHGFRYLKIEGYPGEIKPENFKAVTLYSDMPATGEFTTSDPLINQLQHNIQWGQKGNFLDVPTDCPQRDERLGWTGDAQVFSRTAAFNMNVNSFFAKWLRDVEADQVEGKVPFVVPNVLGTGSVNSCGWADVATIVPWNMYLVYGDKKILEQQYNSMKTYVESIRKVAVNDLWNTGFHFGDWLFYRPDDDNDGRAAVTDKYLIAQCFYARSTQLLVNAAKILGKAEDEAFYTLLLNKIKAAFVKEYMTPNGRLVSGTQTAYVLALNFDMLPEVLRKQAADRLAENVKSYGNHLTTGFLGTPYLCHVLTRFGYSDIAYQLLLQRTYPSWLYPVTMGATTIWERWDGQKPDSTFQTPGMNSFNHYAYGAIGDWMYRSMAGLDTYEDAPGYKHSLIKPIIGGGFAKVSASLHTYYGTLSNSWKLDNGKLGMDVEIPVNTRCTVFVPGNDPAKITEGGKPLAQIKEIRVEGVEDGYVKLDLGSGIYRFVKE; the protein is encoded by the coding sequence ATGAGAAAGAGAATTCAGCTTCTGCTTTTGTTTCCTGTGATTTGTATGATTGTCCAGGCACAGATTGATGTAACGGATTTATTGACTGAGAACAGGATCCACCCTGTTGGCATTGATGTTCTTCAGCCACGGTTTACATGGAGGATAACCGCTGAAAAGCGAAATGCGATGCAGTCGGCTTATGAAGTAAAGGTGATCACGAATAGCAAAAAGACTGTATGGAGCAGCGGAAAAGTGATGTCGGATCAGTCCGTTTTTGTCCCGTATGCCGGCAGTGCACTTGAATCGGGTAAACCCTATTTCTGGCAGGTCAGGGTATGGGACAACAATGATAAGGTTTCAAAATGGAGTCCACAGGCTCGTTTTGTAACCGGCTTTTTTAAACCGGGCGACTGGAAAGCTAAATGGATCATTCCCGGATATGAGGAACCTGCCCTCAGGCCGAGTCCTATGATGAGGAAACAGTTTAATGTATCAAAAAAAGTAGCTTCTGCATATGCTTTCATTACCTCACACGGATTATATGAAGCCTTTATTAACGGCCAGCGGGTGGGTGACGAATGGCTGACCCCCGGCTGGACTTCCTATAAAAAGAGACTTCAGTACCAGGTTTACGATGTTACATCAATGGTGACAAACGGAAATAATGCCATTGGTGTGATGCTGGCCAATGGCTGGTACAGGGGCATAATAGGGTATATGAACAACCTTAATTATTATGGCAAAGACATTGCCCTGTTGATGCAGATTGATATTACCTATACTGATGGTACGACCGAAAGCATCATATCTGACGGGTCCTGGAAATCTTCAACCGGCGAGATTACCTATTCTGAGATTTATAACGGCGAAATCAATGACGCGCGTCTTTCAAAACCCGGATGGGATAAGCCAGGTTACAACGATGCACAGTGGTTTCCTGTTAAAGAAGCAAATCTTGACATGAATGCCCTTATAGCCACATGGAATGAGCCTGTAAAACAGCATGAAACATTTGTCCCGGTGAAAATATTCAGGACACCGGCAGGCGAACAGGTAATCGACTTCGGGCAGAACCTGGTGGGTTGGGTTGAAATGAAAGCAACCGGTTCTGAAGGCACAAAAATTACACTTTCGCATGCGGAAGTACTTGATAAGTCCGGTAATTTCTATACTGAAAATCTCAGGCAGGCTAAAGCTCAGGATGTGTTCTACCTGAAAGGTGCCGGCGAAGAGCTTTTCCACCCTCATTTTACATGGCACGGTTTCAGGTACCTGAAAATCGAAGGATATCCCGGAGAAATAAAACCGGAAAATTTTAAGGCAGTTACCCTGTATTCCGATATGCCCGCAACAGGGGAGTTCACCACTTCGGACCCGTTAATAAACCAACTGCAGCATAATATTCAGTGGGGACAAAAAGGAAACTTCCTGGATGTGCCGACAGATTGTCCTCAGCGCGATGAGAGACTCGGCTGGACAGGCGATGCACAGGTTTTTTCCCGCACGGCAGCATTTAACATGAATGTGAACAGTTTCTTTGCCAAGTGGCTTCGTGATGTGGAAGCCGACCAGGTTGAAGGCAAGGTTCCTTTTGTAGTGCCCAACGTACTGGGAACCGGATCAGTGAACAGTTGCGGATGGGCTGATGTGGCCACCATAGTCCCCTGGAATATGTACCTGGTTTATGGAGATAAAAAAATTCTTGAACAGCAGTATAATTCGATGAAAACGTATGTCGAAAGCATACGGAAGGTGGCGGTGAATGATTTATGGAATACGGGATTTCACTTTGGAGACTGGCTTTTTTACAGGCCCGACGACGATAACGACGGCCGTGCCGCTGTAACCGATAAATACCTGATTGCACAGTGCTTTTATGCCCGATCCACACAACTGCTTGTCAATGCGGCCAAAATACTCGGGAAAGCAGAGGATGAGGCTTTTTATACCTTGTTGCTGAATAAAATAAAAGCAGCCTTTGTTAAGGAATATATGACGCCAAACGGAAGGCTGGTTTCAGGAACACAAACTGCCTATGTGCTGGCTCTTAATTTTGATATGCTTCCCGAGGTATTGCGTAAACAGGCGGCTGACCGACTGGCTGAAAATGTGAAGTCGTATGGTAACCACCTGACAACAGGTTTCCTGGGCACTCCCTATCTTTGTCATGTGCTCACTCGTTTTGGCTATTCCGACATTGCCTACCAACTGCTTTTGCAGCGAACCTATCCTTCGTGGTTATATCCTGTAACCATGGGAGCCACGACAATCTGGGAACGCTGGGACGGGCAGAAGCCTGACAGTACATTCCAGACTCCCGGTATGAACTCATTCAACCATTATGCTTACGGGGCTATCGGCGACTGGATGTACAGGTCGATGGCAGGGCTGGATACATATGAAGACGCACCGGGTTATAAACACAGCCTTATAAAACCGATAATCGGAGGCGGATTTGCAAAAGTGTCAGCCAGCCTGCACACGTATTACGGAACTCTCAGTAACAGCTGGAAGCTGGACAACGGAAAACTGGGAATGGATGTTGAAATACCGGTAAACACCCGCTGCACCGTGTTTGTGCCCGGAAATGACCCTGCAAAAATCACCGAAGGAGGAAAGCCGCTGGCTCAAATAAAGGAGATCAGGGTAGAAGGTGTTGAGGACGGATATGTAAAGCTGGACCTGGGATCGGGAATTTACAGGTTTGTAAAAGAATAA
- a CDS encoding alpha-L-rhamnosidase C-terminal domain-containing protein: MKLNRIFLCLVIACYAFVVQSQPVSPDLLNKPWEAKWITVPGAPENGYGVYLFRKLIDVSGVPASYVIHVSADNRYKLYVNEKLVSVGPARGDYYYWNYETVDIAPYLVEGRNIVAAKIWNEGNLRPEAQISWKTGFILQSDSPSQAGINTNDTWKCIRDTSYQPLTTNEVIGYYVTGPGEFIDMRKNMEGWNRMSFNDSTWKKAGISSSRGAPKGIQDAFGWMLVPSSIPERELTVQRLQTIRLSKGWSITQSFPAIPTKVTVPANTSSTLLLDNGNLTNAYLTLIFSNGKDASIQIKYAEALFIPAGPGFPGGYMGSEKISGKGNRNEIDGKLFLGRKDSLISDGTLGQEFTSLYWRTYRYIQLTVQTHDDPLVIDDIFGTFTGYPFVRNGLFVSNNPEFQNFLDIGWRTARLCAVETYVDCPYYEQLQYIGDTRIQAMVSYYNTGDDRLARNAMNLMDHSRIAEGITLSRHPSFSPQLIPTFSLWYIGMLHDYYMYRPDSIFIKDKISGTRQILDFFHRYQQADGSLKSVPYWNFTDWVPEWNSGVAPAGANGSSCVYDLQLLWAYQLAAHLEKSMGMKAMGELYETRAQQLASTIGSKYWSDSKGLFADTPEKDKFSQHANALAILTGVAPAKKIEDIAAKLVNDKTLTPASIYFKYYLHMALIKAGLGNNYMNWLDIWRENIKMGLTTWAEDSQINTARSDCHAWGASPNIEFFRTILGIDTDAPGFSKVKIEPHLGSLKNASGEIQHPAGKIAVKYVLEKGKWNIEITLPQGLTGRLIWKGQTNEIKEGLNKFLVD, encoded by the coding sequence ATGAAATTAAATCGGATTTTTCTCTGCCTGGTAATCGCCTGTTATGCATTCGTTGTGCAGTCACAACCGGTTTCCCCGGATTTGTTGAATAAACCATGGGAGGCCAAGTGGATCACTGTGCCGGGAGCTCCCGAAAATGGTTACGGGGTGTATCTTTTCCGTAAACTCATCGATGTCAGCGGAGTACCGGCTTCCTATGTAATCCATGTGTCAGCCGACAACCGGTATAAGCTGTATGTGAATGAAAAGCTGGTATCGGTGGGACCGGCAAGGGGCGATTATTATTACTGGAATTATGAAACGGTGGATATTGCTCCTTACCTGGTTGAAGGAAGAAACATAGTTGCCGCAAAAATCTGGAATGAAGGCAACCTCAGGCCTGAAGCCCAGATTTCATGGAAAACAGGATTTATACTGCAGAGTGATTCGCCATCACAAGCCGGAATTAATACAAACGATACCTGGAAATGCATTCGCGACACCAGTTACCAGCCGCTCACGACCAATGAGGTGATCGGTTATTATGTAACAGGTCCCGGTGAATTCATTGATATGCGGAAAAACATGGAAGGCTGGAACCGGATGAGCTTCAATGATTCAACCTGGAAGAAAGCAGGAATTTCATCTTCAAGGGGAGCGCCGAAAGGTATCCAGGATGCATTCGGCTGGATGCTGGTTCCGTCATCCATCCCGGAAAGGGAACTAACAGTTCAGCGCTTGCAAACTATCCGTTTATCAAAGGGATGGTCTATAACTCAGAGTTTTCCTGCAATACCTACAAAAGTCACCGTTCCTGCAAATACGAGTTCAACACTATTATTGGATAACGGTAATCTTACAAATGCTTACCTCACACTTATATTCAGTAACGGAAAAGATGCTTCAATTCAGATTAAATATGCCGAAGCTCTTTTTATACCGGCAGGACCCGGATTCCCGGGAGGTTATATGGGATCTGAAAAAATAAGCGGTAAAGGAAACAGAAATGAAATTGATGGAAAATTATTCCTTGGCAGAAAAGACAGTCTTATTTCAGATGGTACATTAGGACAGGAGTTCACCTCACTTTACTGGAGAACCTACAGGTATATCCAGCTAACTGTTCAAACCCATGACGACCCTCTTGTAATTGACGATATTTTCGGAACCTTTACAGGATATCCCTTTGTGAGAAACGGGCTGTTTGTCTCGAATAATCCCGAGTTCCAGAACTTCCTCGACATCGGCTGGAGGACAGCCCGGTTGTGCGCTGTTGAAACATACGTGGACTGCCCGTATTATGAGCAGTTGCAGTATATAGGCGACACCCGTATACAGGCGATGGTTAGCTATTACAATACAGGTGATGACCGCCTGGCACGAAATGCGATGAACCTGATGGATCATTCGCGCATAGCCGAAGGTATAACCTTGAGCCGGCATCCGTCCTTTTCGCCCCAGCTGATACCGACATTCTCATTATGGTACATCGGAATGCTGCATGATTATTATATGTACAGACCCGATAGCATTTTCATAAAAGATAAAATATCTGGAACGCGGCAGATACTCGATTTCTTCCACCGGTACCAGCAGGCCGACGGATCGTTGAAAAGTGTTCCTTACTGGAATTTCACCGATTGGGTTCCTGAATGGAATAGTGGAGTGGCACCGGCAGGTGCCAATGGCAGCTCATGTGTTTATGATCTTCAGCTGTTATGGGCTTACCAGTTGGCTGCTCATCTTGAAAAATCGATGGGTATGAAAGCTATGGGTGAATTATATGAAACCAGGGCGCAACAGCTGGCTTCCACGATCGGGTCGAAATATTGGTCAGATTCGAAGGGGCTTTTTGCTGATACTCCTGAAAAGGACAAATTCTCGCAGCATGCCAATGCGTTGGCCATCCTCACCGGTGTGGCACCGGCGAAGAAAATTGAGGATATTGCCGCCAAACTGGTGAATGATAAAACGCTGACTCCTGCTTCCATTTATTTCAAGTATTACCTTCATATGGCCCTTATAAAGGCCGGTTTAGGAAATAACTACATGAACTGGCTGGATATCTGGCGTGAGAATATAAAAATGGGACTCACCACATGGGCCGAGGATTCACAAATCAATACGGCCAGGTCCGATTGTCATGCCTGGGGTGCAAGTCCCAATATCGAATTTTTCCGCACCATTCTTGGAATTGATACGGATGCACCCGGTTTCTCAAAAGTAAAAATTGAACCCCATTTGGGTTCCCTTAAGAATGCATCCGGTGAAATCCAGCACCCTGCCGGTAAAATTGCTGTGAAATATGTGCTGGAGAAAGGGAAGTGGAATATTGAAATCACGCTTCCGCAGGGGCTTACAGGCAGATTGATCTGGAAAGGGCAGACGAATGAAATTAAGGAAGGATTGAATAAGTTTTTGGTGGATTGA
- a CDS encoding family 43 glycosylhydrolase — protein sequence MKKYSLLLLLLNLLLPLHSQNPIVPPGVYIADPSAHVWKDGKLYVYGSRDESPAYYCSWSYHVLSTSDLKTWTIHENSFASKGTGDQVPYSDDYLYAPDVQYKNGTYYLYYCLANNTKTEGVATSSSPVGPFTGGTPIKTGGFNQIDPCVFIDDDGQAYYIWGQMNAKMAKLKPNMVEIDSTTIRENIVTEKEHRFHEGGYMVKRKGIYYFVYAALSIHDMASCISYSTSTSPWGPFKYGGTIINNDHSDPGNWNNHGSLVEFNGQWYVFYHRATHGCYTMRKACLEPITFNTDGSINEVEMTTQGAAGPLSARNKMDAERACLMHGKVMVKACAKDNEELTAIAEGDRAAYKYIDFGNGVSSVTFCVIPGKDGGSIEVAIDRPWSYAPATIEVPGNGDGKTATEIKVPVAPGLKGVHAVWLRFHAKGNDSYGVDWFKFE from the coding sequence ATGAAGAAATATTCCCTGTTACTCCTCCTGCTGAATCTCCTCCTTCCCCTCCATTCCCAGAACCCCATTGTTCCGCCCGGTGTATACATTGCTGATCCATCGGCGCATGTTTGGAAGGACGGTAAACTCTATGTTTATGGCTCAAGGGATGAAAGCCCGGCTTATTATTGCTCATGGAGTTACCATGTGCTTTCCACATCTGACCTGAAGACATGGACCATTCATGAAAATTCATTTGCATCCAAAGGTACGGGTGACCAGGTGCCGTATTCCGATGACTACCTGTATGCACCGGATGTGCAATATAAAAACGGTACGTATTACCTTTACTATTGCCTTGCCAATAACACAAAAACAGAAGGTGTGGCGACATCTTCTTCGCCTGTAGGCCCTTTTACAGGCGGAACCCCGATTAAGACCGGCGGGTTCAACCAGATTGATCCCTGTGTATTTATTGATGATGACGGACAGGCTTATTATATCTGGGGTCAGATGAATGCCAAAATGGCAAAACTGAAACCCAATATGGTTGAAATTGATTCCACTACCATCAGGGAAAACATAGTGACCGAAAAAGAGCACCGTTTCCATGAAGGAGGATACATGGTAAAACGAAAGGGAATTTATTATTTTGTTTATGCCGCGTTGAGCATTCATGATATGGCATCGTGCATCAGTTACTCGACAAGCACTTCGCCGTGGGGGCCATTTAAATATGGCGGCACCATTATTAACAATGATCACAGTGATCCGGGCAACTGGAATAACCATGGTTCGTTGGTGGAGTTTAACGGACAATGGTATGTGTTCTATCACAGGGCAACCCATGGATGCTATACCATGCGGAAGGCCTGCCTGGAACCCATCACGTTCAATACCGACGGAAGCATTAACGAGGTTGAAATGACCACGCAGGGTGCGGCTGGTCCCCTCAGTGCCCGCAATAAAATGGATGCCGAAAGAGCGTGTTTGATGCATGGGAAGGTTATGGTGAAGGCATGTGCGAAAGACAATGAAGAACTAACCGCTATTGCGGAGGGCGACAGGGCCGCCTATAAATACATCGATTTCGGTAACGGCGTTTCATCTGTTACCTTTTGCGTGATTCCCGGGAAGGATGGAGGAAGTATTGAAGTGGCCATCGACAGGCCATGGAGTTATGCACCGGCTACCATTGAGGTTCCGGGCAACGGCGATGGAAAAACGGCAACTGAAATAAAAGTGCCGGTTGCCCCCGGTCTGAAAGGTGTTCACGCGGTGTGGCTGCGGTTTCACGCAAAGGGAAATGATAGTTATGGCGTGGATTGGTTTAAATTTGAGTGA